The nucleotide sequence ATCTATGGAGGATTATAGTCAAGCTCTATCGAGAACTAATTTACGCTAAATTTACATTCGCTATATAATCTAATCTTTGTTTAGGCCTGTGTCATGCGTGAATTGCCCTCCTTTTCTGGGGAGAATAAGATCACCGGCGGTTAGTATTGGTACCAGAATTGGGCTTATCGATCATAAAATCTTGTGGGATTTAGCCGATTATGATAGCATAAGATCAATCTCTATAGAGATACTTGATTGGGGAGGTACTCTATTCATGATTGATATTGCGTCTCGTTTAAGGCTCCTGAGAGAAAAGAGAGGGATGAGTATCTATCGCCTTGCCCGCGAGGCCAAAGTGAGCCAGTCTTTCCTGAGTGCGATTGAGGCCGGCCAGAAAGTGCCAACGGTTACGACCTTACAGAAGATATGTGAAGCCTTGGGGATAAGTTTGGTAGAGTTCTTCACTGATGAACCAACACAGGTGCCCAACCACCTCCGTCCCCTTCTGGATGAAGGCCGGCGTCTCAAACCGGCGCAGGTAAAGAAGTTGACGGAATTCCTGGCAAGCCTGAAAGACAACGAATGAATATAATAATTATCCTCTTTATAATCTGTCGATAGAGGTGCCTTGCTTATCGTGGAATTTCGGTAGGGCACTCTATCTTGATTTTTCATGGGTTTACTACCCCTTCCGTGACCTCGCCTGAAATCTGACGTAGAAGCCCGCTCCGAAGTAGCACCAACTCCCTCTACCACGTTATCCGTCTAAACCGCGTCTGGGCCTCCTCGAACCCAGCCAGCGCCCATCGTAATACCCGCTCCCCGTTTCTCCACCTCTTAACCCTCCGGCATACATTTCGCATCCCGCAGTGGCATGAGGGGACATTTTCTGAGGTCATAATT is from Bacillota bacterium and encodes:
- a CDS encoding helix-turn-helix transcriptional regulator, with protein sequence MDIASRLRLLREKRGMSIYRLAREAKVSQSFLSAIEAGQKVPTVTTLQKICEALGISLVEFFTDEPTQVPNHLRPLLDEGRRLKPAQVKKLTEFLASLKDNE